From Bradyrhizobium sp. 4:
GATGTGCGCTATTTGGGCGCGCACTGGATCGAGTCCATGCGACGTATCCACCACGAAATCGGCACGCCGGCGCTTTTCCGCATCGGGTGTCTGCTTGGCGATGATGGCGTCGAGCTTGGCCTCGTCCATCGTGCCGCGCGCCAGCACCCGCTCGCGCTGCAGTTCCGGAGACGTCGTCACCACGACCACGGCATCGACCCGCGTCTCGCCACCCGTCTCGAACAGCAGCGGAATGTCCAGCACCACGACCGGCGCGTCGGCGGCTTCGGCGTCGGCGAAGAACTTTTTCCGGGAAGCGCCGAGCATCGGATGAACGATCTGCTCGAGCTGCTTGATGGCGGCAGCATCGTGCACCACACGCGCCGATAGTTTTGGCCGATCGACCTTGCCGTTCGCGGTGGTGCCGGGGAAGGCGGCCTCGATCGCGGGCGCAGCCTCGCCCTCATAGAGCTGATGGACGGCCGCATCGGCATCGTAGACAGGGACGCCGGCCTCCGCGAATAATTTCGCGGTGGTGGATTTGCCCATCCCGATCGAGCCGGTTAGTCCCAGGATCCGCATCAACGCCCAGCCATCTCTGACATTCACACCGCAACTAGCCGCTCGCGCCGCAGGAACGCAAGCAGCGGCAGCAGCGGCAAGCCGAGAATGGTGAAGTGGTCGCCCTCGATCCGCTCGAACAAATGGATCCCCAGGCTTTCGAGCTGATAGCCGCCGACGCTGGTGGTGACGGCATCGCCAGCGATGTCGAGATAGGCCGAAAGCTCGGCCTCGGTCATCTGCCGCATGGCGAGGCGCGCGACCGAGACGTCCTCGAAGATGATCTCACCGTCACGTGCTATCGCCACCGCGGAATTCAGCTCATGACTATGGCCGGAGAGATCGCGCAGTTGGGCCAACGCTTGGGCGCGGCCCGCAGGCTTGTTGAAGAGGCGATCACCAAGCGCCAGCGTTTGATCCGCACCGATGACTGTGCTTCCAGCGTGATGGGCCGAGACTGCCTTGGCTTTTTCGCGCGCCAGCAGCAACGCAATCTCGCGCGGACCAGCAAGCCCGGAGGCGGCCTGGATGCCGCGCTCGTCGATATCGGCCGTAATCGCCTTGAACTCGAGCCCGGCATTGGCCAGCAGCATCTTTCGTGCGCTGCTCTGCGAGGCCAGGATCAACGAAGATTTGCCGAGCCACAGACCCATCGCAAAATTATTCCCAAGACCATTACAAGACTATTCAGAAGGCCGGTTACGCTGGCGATCACTATAGAGTTTCATGATCGCCGCGGCGGTTTCCTCGATCGAGCGCCGCGTGACGTCGAGCAGCGGCCAATCGTGCTTGGCGCTCAGCTTGCGGGCAAATGCGACCTCTTCGGCGACCGACTGCTTGTCGGTATAGGTGTCGCTGCTGGAATCGGCGCCCATGGAGAGCAGACGGTTCGTGCGCACCTGAATCAAGCGTTCGGGCGTCGCATGCAAGCTTACCACCAGCGGTCGCGTCAACGTTTCCAGTTGCGAGGGCACCGGAATGCCTGGAACCAGCGGCACGTTGGCAGTGCGGATGCCGCGGTTGGCGAGGTAGATCGAGGTCGGGGTCTTGGAGGTGCGGGAAACGCCGACGAGCACTACGTCCGCATCATCGAGCCCTTCGACATGCTGGCCGTCATCGTGGATCATCGTGTAGTTCAACGCGTCGATGCGCTTGAAGTATTCGGCATTGAGCACGTGCTGGGCGCCGACCCGGCCGGTCGTGGCAGCTCCGAGATACGCCTCGAACAACTGCATCACCGGGCCGATGATCGACAGGCTCGGAACATTGATCCCCTTGCACTTGTCCTCGAGCCTGGCGACCAGATCCTTCTCGAGCAGCGTGAACAGCACGATTCCCGGTGCTTCCTCGATCTCGTCGAGCACGCGATCAAGCTGTTTCTGGCTGCGCACCAACGGATAGACGTGCTCGACCGGGGTCACGTTGGCGTACTGGGCGGCAACGGCGCGCGCCACCGTGATCAGCGTCTCACCGGTGGAGTCGGAGACGAGGTGCAGATGGAAATAATTGCTCGAGGTCGGCACAAAAGCCCTTTGTATGAAACCGGTGTGGTTTGTGGATTTCTGTGGAGCTTAACCCCTTGGAAAGGGATGTGCGACACCGGGGGCGGGACAAGTGCCAATTTTCTTCACACCACTGCCCCTGAGAACAACTTCGACGCCCTGCCGAAAGGGAAACGGGATTGCGCCGATAACCCTCTTGATAAGCTGCCGACAGAAACGCGCAAGCCTTTGAAGCTGACCGACTTATCGAAAGCCGCCACAGCGATCAGGGATATGTTGATGGATGTGAACAAGCGCGTGTGAACGGGCGGACGGAAATGTGTGAGTCCAATTCACCGTCACATAGACTCAAACCTTAAGAATCTAAGATTCTTATTGGAGAAGAGCGCTACGGACGGATATGTGTGCAGGCAAGACCTTAACGACTCCTTACTATCCCCAGCGTTCCCCTCGGCTGGGCAGGAATCCGGACCCCAGACATGTTTGAAGACGTCTACCTCTGGATGAAGGCGCTGCATGTGATCGCCGTCATCTCCTGGATGGCGGGCATGCTCTATTTGCCGCGGCTGTTCGTTTATCATTGCGAGGCCGAAATCGGCTCGAAGCAGTCGGAAACGTTCAAGATCATGGAACGGCGGCTGTTCAAGGCGATCATCAACCCCGCCATGATCGTGACCTGGCTCGCCGGGCTTTATCTCGCCTGGGCCGGGCACTGGTTCACTTTCGGCTGGCTGCACGTAAAACTGGCACTGGTCTTGGCGATGTCCGCGGTCCACGGCTTTTTTTCGCGCTGGTTGAAGGATTTCGCGGCGGACCGGCGCCCCCGGAGCCAGAAATTCTATCGGATTATCAACGAGGTACCGACTGCCTTGATGATTCTGATCGTCATCATGGTGATCGTGAAGCCGTTCTAGGCAGCGGCCGCGAACAATCGCTCAGTGCTTCTGCTTGCGGAGTGTGAGGCGATTTTCTATATTAGCGATATCCCACCCAACGCAGGCGGATGTGGTCGTGTCTGAGCTTTCCAGAGGCCGGACACCCCATCAGGTTTGAAGCCTCACCGGCGCTCTCCTTGCCAGACCTGCGGACCTTACCTTTTCGCGTCCGCATTTCAGAGCCTCCTCGCACCCCCCTCCCAGGTTACCCCACAGGACCACCCCAATGCGGGAAATCAAACTCCAGGACCTCAAGTCGAAGACGCCGGCCGAGCTCGTCTCGTTCGCGGAAGAGAATGGGGTCGAGAATGCCAGCACCATGCGCAAGCAGGAGCTGCTGTTCGCCATCCTCAAGCAGCTTGCGCTCGCCGAGACCGACATCGTCGGCGAAGGCGTCGTCGAGGTTCTCTCCGACGGCTTCGGCTTCCTCCGCTCGCCCGATGCGAATTATCTGCCGGGCCCGGATGACATCTACGTTTCGCCCTCGCAGATCCGTCGTTTTGGCCTGCGCACCGGCGACACCATCGAAGGCCACATCCGCAGCCCGAAGGAGGGCGAGCGCTACTTCGCGCTGCTGAAGGTCAACACGCTCAATTTCGAGGATCCGGAAAAGGCCAAGCACAAGGTCAATTTCGACAACCTCACGCCGCTGTTTCCGAATCAGCGCTTCCGCATGGAGATCGACGATCCGACGCGGAAAGACCTGTCTGCAAGGGTGATCGACATCGTCGCGCCGATCGGCAAAGGCCAGCGCGCGCTGATCGTCGCGCCACCGCGCACGGGCAAGACCGTGCTGATGCAGAACATCGCCCACTCGATCGCGCATAATCATCCCGAGTGCTATCTGATCGTGCTTCTGATCGACGAACGTCCGGAAGAAGTTACGGACATGCAGCGCTCGGTGAAAGGCGAGGTCGTCTCCTCGACCTTCGACGAACCGGCGGTGCGCCACGTTCAGGTCGCCGAGATGGTGATCGAGAAGGCCAAGCGTCTGGTCGAGCATGGCCGCGACGTCGTGATCCTGCTGGACTCCATCACGCGTCTCGGCCGTGCCTACAACACCGTGGTGCCGTCATCGGGCAAGGTGCTGACCGGCGGTGTCGATGCCAACGCGCTGCAGCGGCCGAAGCGCTTCTTCGGCGCTGCCCG
This genomic window contains:
- the coaE gene encoding dephospho-CoA kinase (Dephospho-CoA kinase (CoaE) performs the final step in coenzyme A biosynthesis.), producing MRILGLTGSIGMGKSTTAKLFAEAGVPVYDADAAVHQLYEGEAAPAIEAAFPGTTANGKVDRPKLSARVVHDAAAIKQLEQIVHPMLGASRKKFFADAEAADAPVVVLDIPLLFETGGETRVDAVVVVTTSPELQRERVLARGTMDEAKLDAIIAKQTPDAEKRRRADFVVDTSHGLDPVRAQIAHILAEVVKMPQRRA
- a CDS encoding Maf family nucleotide pyrophosphatase, which produces MGLWLGKSSLILASQSSARKMLLANAGLEFKAITADIDERGIQAASGLAGPREIALLLAREKAKAVSAHHAGSTVIGADQTLALGDRLFNKPAGRAQALAQLRDLSGHSHELNSAVAIARDGEIIFEDVSVARLAMRQMTEAELSAYLDIAGDAVTTSVGGYQLESLGIHLFERIEGDHFTILGLPLLPLLAFLRRERLVAV
- a CDS encoding pyruvate, water dikinase regulatory protein, giving the protein MPTSSNYFHLHLVSDSTGETLITVARAVAAQYANVTPVEHVYPLVRSQKQLDRVLDEIEEAPGIVLFTLLEKDLVARLEDKCKGINVPSLSIIGPVMQLFEAYLGAATTGRVGAQHVLNAEYFKRIDALNYTMIHDDGQHVEGLDDADVVLVGVSRTSKTPTSIYLANRGIRTANVPLVPGIPVPSQLETLTRPLVVSLHATPERLIQVRTNRLLSMGADSSSDTYTDKQSVAEEVAFARKLSAKHDWPLLDVTRRSIEETAAAIMKLYSDRQRNRPSE
- the hemJ gene encoding protoporphyrinogen oxidase HemJ; this translates as MFEDVYLWMKALHVIAVISWMAGMLYLPRLFVYHCEAEIGSKQSETFKIMERRLFKAIINPAMIVTWLAGLYLAWAGHWFTFGWLHVKLALVLAMSAVHGFFSRWLKDFAADRRPRSQKFYRIINEVPTALMILIVIMVIVKPF
- the rho gene encoding transcription termination factor Rho; this encodes MREIKLQDLKSKTPAELVSFAEENGVENASTMRKQELLFAILKQLALAETDIVGEGVVEVLSDGFGFLRSPDANYLPGPDDIYVSPSQIRRFGLRTGDTIEGHIRSPKEGERYFALLKVNTLNFEDPEKAKHKVNFDNLTPLFPNQRFRMEIDDPTRKDLSARVIDIVAPIGKGQRALIVAPPRTGKTVLMQNIAHSIAHNHPECYLIVLLIDERPEEVTDMQRSVKGEVVSSTFDEPAVRHVQVAEMVIEKAKRLVEHGRDVVILLDSITRLGRAYNTVVPSSGKVLTGGVDANALQRPKRFFGAARNIEEGGSLTIIATALVDTGSRMDEVIFEEFKGTGNSELILDRKVSDKRTFPAIDISRSGTRKEELITDPVVLKKMYVLRRILNPMGTMDGIDFLLDKLRSTKSNSEFFDSMNT